GTCCGGCCCCTCCCCCTGTATCGCAGCGCCCCCCCCCGACCGAACCGTTTATTTTTTCCCCCCTCTTTCTAGTCGAGGGAAGGGGGGGCTTTTTTTCTTAAGTGGAAAATGCTTGGATAACCGAGGGGAGAGGGGGCTGCGGAGTTAAAGAAAGGGTAGACGGGCTCCCAGTTGCCGAGTTAATCAGGACGTTTCTCGGGGTAAcgaatttttaaattacaaaatgccTGCCGATGTAATCCCAGACCGAGCTATTTATGGAAGGGGTATTGGACAGCAGTGTTAGCAGCTGGATTGCTGGAATGGGGTACCTTTATCTTGACCTAGTCAGGAGGGAAATTCGACAAATTTCTTGGATTACTTGGTTTGGAGTTAGAAATGCATCTTTGTACTTTACCTCAAGAAATGGCTTCAAATAggtttcctgttttgttttttttttttttgccttttcgaAGTTGCGTTATTGTGATATTTGTAAAGGGCTTCCTATTACATCTGCAAGAGGGTAAGGAATTAAACTACCAGGTCTTTACCAcatcttattaaaaaaagaaagtcattctTACAGACCTAACGCTTCTTCCCCCACCAAGCACTATTTTTCCATGAGTGAAAAGTGTTGAATTCTGGGATTTTGCCAGCAATTAATTGTATTCTGAAAATGGGGAAATGATGTGCTTTGGGGATGCACTTATATAATCACTTACATTCTTGGAGTAGCCAGAGGACAGTTTGCCATATACAGAATGGTGTGACAGACACTTAAGCACCTAAGATATTTAGGGTATGGGCTTTGTGTTAGAGGAAAGTTAACACAGTGGCTGGTTTTGTGAAGGAGGAAATCTAGCtgtgggaggagagagatgaCATGTTGAGTTTTAAAAGGATGGATACTTAAAATGTCATTGGGGACATTCTACAACTTGGGAGAGGTCCTTTCTAAAGCTGTTACGATTAGGTGCTAAAGGAGGTATTGAAGGCAAAGGCATatccaaaaaaacaaattttctttctaCACATAACTAGTTACTCTAAAGCAGAAATGTTAGGAACAATGTTAGGAATTGTTTCATAGGTGGGAAAAGGGCCATCTTGTATAGGAAAGGTGCATTTGCTGctgttcttaaaaacaaaaaattttagcaATGCCagttttattttgattgttttctttggaaGGAAATTTAAGATTTAATAGACTTGAAATAAAAACTGGATGGTAAACACAAAAGCAAGGAAAACATCTCAAATCTGAGTAACAAGTTGGGTTGGAAGGAGGAATAGGAGAAAAAGACTCAAGTGTACTTAATGTATCGAGTCATTTTCTAAAGGGGAATATGGAACCCCAGCCTGCGTGGAAGGCATCTCAGATAATGCCTTTTCAGTGAGGGTGTTGATCTAAATCTTTTAGAAATCATTTGGTGTTAGCCATCAACGGTTGAAATTTGTAATGTGGGATacatctcaatttccttatctacaAATTGCTACTACAAAGAAAATTTACATGTGTTCTCTCTAGTTTTCAACTTAAACTGCTCCCCAGCAGGGAAACAAAAGGTCATTTGCCCTCGCTGTAGTTGGAGATTTGCACTCATGATTTCCAGGTGTTTCTGAATTCTTTGAAGCTTTTTCTGCTGAAGGACAAGTGGTGCACGTTCAGCAGTTTCCTTAGAACCATTGCCAATTGAAAGAACCTTGTTCATCCTGAGAGTCAGCGGAAACCCTGTCATTAATGAGAGGAACTGGAAAGTTGCCTTCTATACTGTGTAACAGAACCTGAGCTGTATATTTTGTCATGCAGTTGTGCTTGGTGTGTATATAAGTCTGACATACTGTCATTTAAGGAAAAGTGTAAAGTAGAAAATATTGATAAGGTGAAAATAACTTGGGAAATAATAACCTTGTTGTTTTCCTCCTCTGATTTTGGTCATGTTTGCATTTTAGTTTTTGGCTTTCACCCCCAACCAGTGACCAAAGACTTGACCACTCAAAGTCCAGCTCCCCAGAACACTGCTCGACATGGACACCGGTGTGATTGAAGGTGGATTAAATGTCACTCTCACCATCCGGCTACTTATGCATGGAAAGGTATGCTCTAGCTTGGGAAATGGGGTCATAGTAACTGCTAGGGGAGGGGCCAGGAAGAGCAGACATGCATCTTGGAGCTCATCAGATTAGCACTGTGGGGCATCTGGCTTTAGCACATTTCCCTAATGGAGTAGAAGTGAGTGTAGTGGGAAAATGGACAGACTTGACTAGGAAGCTCCACTGAGCAGGAAAGGCATAATTAGAGGCTGGAGCCAAAAACTCTCCATACCTGGATGGTAAGGTTTTTCTCATGGTGATTGCTTATAGCAAGTCCACTCCCCCCAATAAATCTTCAAATCTTTCCAATCTTTTGGGGTAATAATTAGCATAGATAGCAGTCTGTTGGCTAGACAGTTAAAATTCCTTTTCATAATGAATACTTCATTAGAAcatgtagaaaaaggaaaaataaaatatatttttaaaaaggaatacttCTGAGTTTCCTCTTACTGACGTTAGTTTTCTCCATTGCAGGAAGTTGGCAGTATCATCGGAAAGGTAAGACAATTTCACTTCAACTTCAATTACCATTTAGTAATTCTGGATTGAAGTAGCAGTTGGAGCTCATGCTTGACTTTTCCTTTACAGAAAGGAGAATCAGTTAAGAAGATGCGCGAGGAGGTAAGTTATGAAAGACTGAGATTGTTAACTTTGGGAAGtaaaaaacctttaaaacaagTGAAAATTCTTTTTCAGAAATTAGGAAGGTCTCAATAagggaaatatgtattttttttcggCTTGGTTATTTGTAGTGATAATCTGgggagtgtattttttttttcccctttttgggAAGTGTGGTTTTGACAAGTCAGAATTCTTTCAAGACTTAAGGCAGCTGCTGTAGGCTATCTTTGAGGATAGTCATGGAGCAGTAGTGTTTGGAATGATGCTGACTTTGCTTTGCATCAGGATCATGTACATTGGCAGTCTTATAAGGGACTGTAGATCCTGTACATACTCAGATCTTCTTTGTTTTAACTTCTTTTGGATCTTGTTTCCTATCTAGAGTGGTGCACGTATCAACATCTCAGAAGGGAATTGTCCTGAGAGAATTATCACTTTGGCTGGACCCACTAATGCCATCTTCAAAGCCTTTGCTATGATCATTGACAAACTGGAAGAGGTTTGTTGTCTCCCACTCcctcattcttcatttttaagtGCTTCCAGAGAGCTTGTTGATTTTCTAAGAGCTTTTTAAATTCAAGGACACACTGGACCTTGAGACTCGCTGTAAATGGGTCCTTAGCTTCCTGTAGCCTCCCACAAAATTCGAGCATTTGTAGTTTAAAAAAGAGtcacttgaggctgggcgtggtggctcatggctgtagtcccagcacttttgggaggctgaggcgggcagataaacgaggtcaggagttcgagaccaacatagtgaaacctcgtctctactaaaaatacaagaattagctgggcatggtggtgtgcgcctgtaatcccagctactcaggaggctgagataggagaaacgcttgaacccgggaggcggaggttgtggtgagccgagatcacaccactgcactccagcctgggcaacagagtgagactctgtctcaaaaaaaaaaaaaagtcacttgaaTCATCAAAACAGTTTGAGTTTTGCCATGgacttaatataaataatttgcgTGAAAAGCATCTGTTGAAAGTATGCCATTGCTTTGGTAAAAGGCTTGAGTATATACCAAACTAATATGGTTTACCTGACGTTATAAACACAAATAATCTTCCAATCCTGATGATTTTAGGTTAAAAAGTCAATCTGCTAACATTGTGTCAAAATTACATTTGTTGGGGAGAGACCTAGGTTATCAGAAGGAAAATACACCGGAGGTTTTATCAAGAGTAAGTTTTTCCCCCACCAACCTTCAGAGGCTGAACTGTTGTCCTGGGTCTTGTATTcagtccctccctctctcccttctgcaTTAATGCATCAGTTGGGCAATTGATATCACAGGCAGAGGAGTGCTGCTTCCTTGGTGGTTGGTACTTAATGGTGCATGAAATCTTATCTTTGCCAAGATTAGAAATGTTACCTTTTGACCCCCGGGATTCTGGAAGTCCAGAACTCATGGCTTAGAAAACACGTTTTATTCTTTTAACTAGAATGAACTTGAACTAGTTCTTTTTTATACATCAtagtatttaacttttttttttcttttgaggcagggttgtgctctgtcacccaggctagagtgcagtgatataCCTGTAGCTCTCTgcatcctcccaggctcaagtgatccttctgccttagcttcctgagtagctggggctacaggtgcatgccaccctgcctggataattttttaaaaacgttttcttgtagagatgggagcttgttatgtttcccaggctggtctcaaactcctgacctcaagtggtcctcctgtttcgcctcccaaagtgttgggattacaggcgtgagccaccatgcccagcctggaatttatttttttatttttttattttttgagacagggtcttgctctgttaccgaGGCTGAAGTACAGTTGTGttaccatggctcactgcagcctcatcttcCCACCTAAGCCTAcccagtaggtgggaccacaggcttgaaccaccatgtctggctagttttcatgggttttgtagagactgagtcttcctgtgttgcctaggctcgtcttgaactcttgggctcaagcaatcctcctgtctcagcctcccaaagtgctgggattacaggcagaagccaccatgcgtggcctttattttattaaattttatttttttgaaagaaagctAGAGTACAAACTGTTTATTCCTTAACCAAGGAATAAACATGTCCTTGTCTTTAGGGGTCTTAAGTGCTTAAGCAGTTTCCAGGTCTCTAGTTATCAGCCTAGAGATTAGGCTAATAAGTGATATTTAAACCGCTTAATCTTCAGAAGGCTAAATTTAACTAGATTAAAACCATGATTTTGGATGCAGCACGTGTTTATGGGAAAGACTATAGGCTTTGAATCAATACAGTCAAATctataggtttgttttttttgtttgttttgagacggagtttcctccttgtcgcccaggctggagtgcagtggtgggttcccggctcaccgtaacctctgactcccgggttcaagcgattctcctgcctcggcctccccagtagctgggattataggcgcctaccaccatgcctggctaatttttgtatttttagtagagacggggcttcaccatgttggccaggctggtctcggactcctgacctcagtgatccacctgctttggcctcccaaagtgctgggaatacaggcctgagccaccgtgccccgcctgtttttagttttctaacAGGGTAGAATTGATGTAAATAGGGTTGCATTGTTTTATAtctttcgtttttgtttttgtttttgttttgttttgttttgagatggagtctcattctgttccctaggctggagtgcagtggtgcaatctcagctcacagcaacctcttcctcccggattcaagcgattctcctgcctcagtctcccgagagtagcctggactacaggcgcatgccaccacacccagctagtttttgtgtttttgtagagatggggtttcaccatgttggccaggctggtcttgaactgctgacctcaggtgatccacctgcctcggcctcccaaagtactgggattacaggcatgagccgccgtgcccggtctgttttatattttttcttaatattcgatttgacttaattttttttttttttttgagatagtctcactctgttgcctaggctggagtgcagtggcacgatcttggctcactgcaactttgcctcctgggttcaagcgattctcccgcatcagcatcctgagtagctgggattacaggtgccagccaccatgcttagctaatttttgtatttttagtggagacggggtctcactatgttggccaggctggtcttgaactccctgacCTGAAATGATtcacctgcttcagcttcccaaagtgctgggattacaagcttgagctaccgtgcctggcagtatttgatttaattttgacatcatcttttttccccattgcctggCCAAGTGTAACTGCAAAACAGATTATTACTTTTATCCTTAGCAAGTACATTCCTTCAGGgtgaaggaaaatatatttatggcTAATTTTGAGGAATTTTTCATGAGCTTTTATCTTTACATCAAAAATAGTTTGAGAGGGGCATGGTATTTGAACCTTTTGTCTATGGTGGATTATGACCTCGCATGTCCTAATAAGATCACTTACCCTAATAAGGGTAAGTGGTTCTTTAATGGCAGTTACTAGTTTCCAGGGATCTGCTTATTGTggtgttctttctttctgtagGACATAAGCAGCTCTATGACCAATAGCACAGCTGCCAGTAGACCCCCGGTCACCCTGAGGCTGGTGGTCCCTGCTAGTCAGTGTGGCTCTCTCATTGGAAAAGGTGGATGCAAGATCAAGGAAATACGAGAGGTTAGTGACTTTTGTCGTCCTTTTAGAAATGTTAACTATTTGTTCCAAATTGGCTCTTTGTATGGCTAGGAAAAGTTAGCAATGAGATGAAGATTTTTATTGAAGTAACAGTTCTAGAGGATTACAATGTGATTGTACTGAAAATAAAACTCATGCAATAGAATTATTTTGcataattcataaattttaataaatcagaACATGAGAATGTTAATCAGAATTTTCAACTATTACATATGacaagtttctatttttttttggcaACTTTTCCATGAGGCTACATAGTTCTTTTTCATGTCTCAAGGGATGAGTTTGCTATAGTAGCAacggtttttctattttttaatttttaactttttttcttttttttgacacggtctcactctgtctccccaggctggagtgcagtggcgcagtcatggctcactgcagcaaaACATCGACCTTCCCagcctcaggcgatcctctcatctcagcctcccaaggagccgGGACtgcaggctcccaccaccacacccaaatttttgtatttttttgtaaaaatggtgttttgccatgtggcccaggctggtttcgaactcctgagctcaagcaatccacccacctcaggctcccagtgTTAttactacaggcttgagccagcaCACTTGCTTGCCTGCAGCGTCATTTTTCTTGACCAGACTTATAAACAACAAGGAGAAAAATAGGAAGATGTATTGGGAAATAGATGTAattctacatctttttttttttttttgagacagggtctcactcaggctgaagtgcagggcaTAAtcgtgatcatggcttactgcaacctcgacttcTGGGCTCATGTAACCCTCCtacctcaagcctcctgagtacctggtaCCATAGGCGCGctccacaatgcccggctaatttttcttctttctgttgttGTAGAGACGAGTCTCACtgttttgctcaggctggtctccaactcctgagcttcCGATGATTCgactgccttggtctcccaaagtgctcggattacagatgtgagccactgtgcctggcccctactTCCTGTTTAACTATGGAAGTTACGTTGAATTATGGAAGATTTTAATTGTATCTAGATGTTACTGAATTTGGTGTTGGAATGAAACTCGAATGGCTGCTTGAGTTTTTGGGAGCGTATCGTACATGGCACGACAGAGATCTTAATTTTGTTAATTGCTATATTCGAAGCACTTCTcatggtacctggcacatagaatGGCcttgatgtaaatattttttcagtaacATAATGAAAGGTGGGTGATACTTGTGGGGCTTTTGCTTCGCCCAGAGAACTATCATTAGTTGAAAGGCAACTATTTAGAAGGACCTTTTGCTTGAGAGTAGGTTAAATTTAGGCTGTTATTCACGCTTATTCTTGTCTTTCagtggctaatttatttttaactctaaTTCACTAAACAGTCCTATCTGGAATAAGGGAAGAGTGGGACAAAGAACAAAAAGGGAAGATTGGAAATGGATAAATATCTACTAGAGTTTTAGGCTCTGAAATTGCTGCTGGAGGAATTGGAAGAGCATGAACTGTTTTTCtctgattttgaatttctttttactcCAAAGAGTACAGGGGCTCAGGTCCAGGTGGCAGGGGATATGCTACCCAACTCAACTGAGCGGGCCATCACTATTGCTGGCATTCCACAATCCATCATTGAGTGTGTCAAACAGATCTGCGTGGTCATGTTGGAGGTAAGCCCTCAGGCTCATGCTGAAAATGGGGGGAGGGCCATTCTGGGGACAGAGGGACTGATCTATATTTAGTAAGACTAGAATTAAGTGAGGCTGTTAAGGCTTCCAGTGGGGGTGGGGCTAAAAGGTTCCCTGAGTTCATATTTTCCTTCCCCTAGCTTTGACTTTTCTTATGGTCTGTGAGCAAAAATAGAAACTGCTAAGCAGCAGTGATCTTTTGGTTCACAGCAGTTGTAGCAGAGTCGGGGAGAAGATGCACTGCATGGACTAAGGAGGCCAGAGATTTATTTgagttcctgagtagctgagttaAATTACTTTTTGAATTACTGTATTTTGGTTACATGGAAATTTGACATGTTCTTTAACAACTTGTCACTTTGTAGGAGGGTATTCAAAGTGTTACATAGAGTAGAAAAATGTATGTATGATGATGTTTCCGAATGACTTACAAGGTCCTGATTATACACTATTATTCTATTAAAAGAATAGCAAAATTCAGGAAAATTAAGCCTTTTCAGATTTGTGATATGGAGTTGGTTTCATTGGTGAGAAATGAAACGAattttttcgtgtgtgtgtgtgtgtgacgggttcactttgtcacccagactggagtgcagtggtgcagtatcggctcactgcaacctctgcctatcaggcttaagcgatcctctcacctgtctccccagtagcttggtctacaggcatgcgccaccacacctggctaattttttttattttttgtagagacgggattttgccatgttgcccaggctggtcttgaactcctgagctcaagccatccacccgcctcagccttccaaagtactggtattaccaGCATGAGCCGATGCACCCAACCTGGAAACTGGAATTTTCAAGTAGAGATTAGAAAAACCTTGATTGAGCCTTTGAACTATTTATAGATAGTGTCTGTATTATTCTAGACATAACACTTGAGTACTTTATTTGCAGTTTTGACCTTATTTCCTATTCAGGCCAAAAAAATGTGAGATactaaaaattatcaacaaaaataTACGTTTAACAGTTTTTCATGTCCAttaaatttatctaaaattttgGAAATAGTGCCGAAGATTATTACATGGACATCTCCCTTGATGAGAATCAGTTTGAATTGTGTAGTCCTTGGACTTACTGCATTAAAGGCAAATAACTTTCAGTAGATAAATTGAGATTAGATCTAGCCAGAGACAATTTGGTAGGTAAGGGGATggaaatagtttttaatttaactGACCTGTGTGAGCTAAAGCCACACAGCTGAAGCAGCTTTGAAACcttatctctttttgtttttttcccctctgactCTCTCCCAGTCCCCCCCGAAGGGCGTGACCATCCCGTACCGGCCCAAGCCGTCCAGCTCTCCGGTCATCTTTGCAGGTGGTCAGGTAAGAAAATTCTCATTTGTGGGCTAGAATGAACAGAGATTATATTTGAAATGTCAACTTTGCCAGCATCACACCAAGCCACTCTGCATGCTTGCTGAAACCTATACTCTGGCCATAGTTTGACCggcttttagttttatttttgtactgGAGAAAGCTGAATGCCTTAATTTTTAGCAGGCAATGGAAGTTTTGTAGGCACTCGGAAGAGGTAACTTACTTGTGGGTTGGGTTAGAATATAAGAGTTGAATTGACTTACTGTCTCTACTtctctccctgtccccaccccatccATGTTTTATGTGTGTGGGGTGATATTTAGAGGTCTAAATAAAAGGTAGCAAAGAGTTGGACCTCTGAAGGAGATTCTGGATGGTGGTCTCAAAATTTGGGGGTCCTGAATTTGAGTGTCCTACAAActtccccttccctccacctCACCTCCCCTACTCCTACCCCTTCACTCCCAAACTCCAGTGTGTTGTCCCCTAGGCTCTTAACCTCATAAACACTGGTTTGAACCCACATGGCATAACTGAAATCAGCTGGGGTAAGAGTTCAGTGTGCAAGAATAGAAGGGGGGTGAGCATGTTGGGCTGTGGTGCCGTGACCTTTGGTGTTAGAGTAAGAACACCAAAGCACCACCGTGGCCTCTCTGCTCCTTCCTCATCAACCTAAACTCTTGATCTTTGGCACGTGGACTATTCTGAAGTTAGATTATTATGACAGAAGCATTGAAGGACCATGGTAGTCCTATGCTCTGATTGTATTTGAGGAGTAGGTAGATCAGGTTTtaaaatacagttggccctttgTGGGTTCCACCTTCAACCTACCTCAGATCAAAagtattcagggaaaaaaatgggTGGTTgtatctgtactgaacatgtacaggcTTTGTTTTGTCATTAAACAATAGAGTATAACAagtatttacatagtatttacattgtattaggtattataagtaacctagagatgattaaAATATGTGGGAGGATATGCTTAGGTTATATGCAAGtactataccattttatgtaAAAGACTTGAATATCCATGGATATTTGTTTCTATGGGGGGAATCCTAGGACTAATCTCCCACCAATAACGTAGGGACACCTAGGGACAACTGCATTGGGATTCAGGTTGAAATAGTGACTGATTTTGGTAGCTGCCTAAGCAAGTGCGTTGCTCAAAACACCTTTTCCCACTTGGGGCTGGTCTGTTACAAGCATATTTAGTTAACTAGTTCCATCTTACCTGCGTTTGATCTGGGAGCCATTTAGAGGGCAAGCATAAACTTGGGAGTCCATCTCTTTCACATTGTGTTGAATtggcataaaaatgaacaagtttTTAGAGGTTTAGTTTGTCGTGTAGTTATGAGAGGTTTCACAGGAAGGTCGGTTATGTCACAGTGTTAACCTTGAGTCAGTTTAGTACCTTGCTTTTAGAAAAGTACAAACTGGTTTGTTCAAAGGGCTCTCAGTCTAGTTAGTCAGAGTTGGGCAGGATAAGCAAAGGCCCAGAGTCAGTGTCGCCAGAAGGATTTAGCCTTAGGAGTTTTTCTTTCCCAGGAACTCCAGGTTCCTGCTCTTCTGGATTCTCCCACTCCCCCTTTGGAATAGAGTCCCATACTGGGTGGCAGCAATCCTCTGTACTTAAAAttcttccttcacttccttttttttccactCCCCATCACACCTCCCCCTTCATACCTCTTTGCTTCCCtacccaccctccctccctccctcccctttatTTAGTTGATGACCACCGTCTAAAAATTTGCAGCTTCTTCTATGAGTGGCCCTGTCATGGATTGTTCCCACAGgcctttttaaatatacaatgtcCACAGATGGACCTGTGTCTTTTGTTCCTTTGTGGCAAAGTGGGCTCTGTAGGGGTTCAACTTAATCCCACACTGACCAGGAGCTGGCATCAGCTCTGTTGCCCCACCCCTTCATTCTTATTGAAAATAGCCCAATTGTGCAGTGTGAAATCTGCCActaggtaacttttttttttaattcactgatTACAGCTCGTTTCAAATTGTGTCTGAGctcctttttaaaggaaaaaggaaaaaaataaacaactttttttgTGTGAATTTCATGCTGGTGACAAGGTGCCGGATTGACAGCCCTGGAGACTGAAATCCTCTATTTATCCACAGGACAGGTACAGCACAGGCAGCGACAGTGCGAGCTTTCCCCACACCACCCCGTCCATGTGCCTCAACCCTGACCTGGAGGGACCACCTCTAGAGGTGAGAGGGGATGTTCAGTCTCCAAGGCTCActcaatccttccgcctcagccgaGACTGCCAACACACGGGGGGCCAGTGGCGCTGGTGATTTTTGGTGCTGTGGACACCACCTGTCCACGGGGACCTGGACTGACCCCCCCAACCTCATTTCACCCAGGCCGCGTAGCCCACCAGATGGTaacaccaactttttttttttttttaattttttttttgttcaacccctcttcccctctcccactcctcccaccccatttTCACCTTCCTTCCACCCCCACCTGGGTGTACTTTTGGGGGTACTGGCCACTGTGATGTGAGAAACTTCACATCCTGTTAACCAGCCACTCCTTccatcccctccctccctgttcccttttcctttcctccttttccctaCCCCATTGCCCTGAAGACCCAGCTCCCTTTTTGGGAGGTTATGTTGTGGGGGGGAGGAGGGCATAGTGGGAGCTGCAAATGCCTATGGAGGGGAGGTGGGAGAAGACAGGAATTAGAACCCAGTGGTTTTTGTTTACCTGTGATCAGCTCCCTACTGTTAGGGACTCAGCTAGCATCCAGTGTTCTTAAGGTCTTTAGGCAGATAGAGAAATAAGTTGGAGAAAGGGAAGTGTTTTAAAACATACCATGTAGGTTTGTGCAGTTAGAGATCTTCCACATCACCACAATTGGTAGAAGGGTTGGGGTGGTGAGGGAAGAGATCATTATTCCTCCTAGGCTATCTTGTATACAGGGAGGAAGAGTGGGGCTTGGTCAGTCGAGGCATTGCTAATCTCACTTCCCACATTTTCATTAAGAAAcagttatgtatattttgcctTTGATTGCAGGGAACTTGGCTACCTTTATAGGATTCCCCGGAACAAAGTCATATTTAGGGTTCAAAGAAGGCCAATTTGGGTCTGACCATATTTGTGAGATTCCATCTACTGCCTCAATCTCTGGCCTCCCCCATTCTCTAGTTCAACTCTGGCTTCCTGGCTAgttgaaatgtctttttccccCCACTGGGTGGCTGTCCGTGATTGGTTTTTAATAGGAACTGTTTTCCTCCTTTTGTAGGCCTATACCATTCAAGGACAGTATGCCATTCCACAGCCAGATGTAAGTTTTGTTTTCACTTCTTGTTTTGAAAAGCTCCCTCTCCCATCCAAAATTGTCTCACTCCTCTCTCCCAAGTAGCCAGAAGTGAGTTGGGTCTTCAGCATTTGCAGTATTAAGTTGTTTTCTTCACAAGGTCAATCCCATATTTTAGCCCTTTAATCAGGGTAATGCCTTGTTTGCCTTTTAACATTTAACCCCTGAAATTTAATTCAGCACATTAGCTTCTCCTTTCCCCCTGTGTTTCAGATTACCCTGTTTCTAAAAGGGAAATGTTCCATGGTATACTGTGATTTGTTATCTCAGGGCATAGTTTAAATTGACATTGGGACTGTGCTTCCTTGCATGCAGTTCTCTTTTCCATGAGGGTAATGGGAGGTTGGGTTTGCCCTTGGGAACTCCTCAATCTGAGATGACAATTTGAAAAGTATTtggagggatggggaaggggCTTATGTTACACAGAGAGGGATAGGAACCTGAACATTTCAGAATTCAACTCAAACCTTTCTTGCTGCTAAAACCTCCTATTTAAAAGTGCCGGTATTTAGACTTCAAgggcat
This sequence is a window from Homo sapiens chromosome 12, GRCh38.p14 Primary Assembly. Protein-coding genes within it:
- the PCBP2 gene encoding poly(rC)-binding protein 2 isoform a (isoform a is encoded by transcript variant 1), which gives rise to MDTGVIEGGLNVTLTIRLLMHGKEVGSIIGKKGESVKKMREESGARINISEGNCPERIITLAGPTNAIFKAFAMIIDKLEEDISSSMTNSTAASRPPVTLRLVVPASQCGSLIGKGGCKIKEIRESTGAQVQVAGDMLPNSTERAITIAGIPQSIIECVKQICVVMLETLSQSPPKGVTIPYRPKPSSSPVIFAGGQDRYSTGSDSASFPHTTPSMCLNPDLEGPPLEAYTIQGQYAIPQPDLTKLHQLAMQQSHFPMTHGNTGFSGIESSSPEVKGYWAGLDASAQTTSHELTIPNDLIGCIIGRQGAKINEIRQMSGAQIKIANPVEGSTDRQVTITGSAASISLAQYLINVRLSSETGGMGSS
- the PCBP2 gene encoding poly(rC)-binding protein 2 isoform d (isoform d is encoded by transcript variant 4), which gives rise to MDTGVIEGGLNVTLTIRLLMHGKEVGSIIGKKGESVKKMREESGARINISEGNCPERIITLAGPTNAIFKAFAMIIDKLEEDISSSMTNSTAASRPPVTLRLVVPASQCGSLIGKGGCKIKEIRESTGAQVQVAGDMLPNSTERAITIAGIPQSIIECVKQICVVMLETLSQSPPKGVTIPYRPKPSSSPVIFAGGQDRYSTGSDSASFPHTTPSMCLNPDLEGPPLEAYTIQGQYAIPQPDLTKLHQLAMQQSHFPMTHGNTGFSGIESSSPEVKGYWGLDASAQTTSHELTIPNDLIGCIIGRQGAKINEIRQMSGAQIKIANPVEGSTDRQVTITGSAASISLAQYLINVRLSSETGGMGSS
- the PCBP2 gene encoding poly(rC)-binding protein 2 isoform f (isoform f is encoded by transcript variant 6), which gives rise to MDTGVIEGGLNVTLTIRLLMHGKEVGSIIGKKGESVKKMREESGARINISEGNCPERIITLAGPTNAIFKAFAMIIDKLEEDISSSMTNSTAASRPPVTLRLVVPASQCGSLIGKGGCKIKEIRESTGAQVQVAGDMLPNSTERAITIAGIPQSIIECVKQICVVMLETLSQSPPKGVTIPYRPKPSSSPVIFAGGQAYTIQGQYAIPQPDLTKLHQLAMQQSHFPMTHGNTGFSGIESSSPEVKGYWAGLDASAQTTSHELTIPNDLIGCIIGRQGAKINEIRQMSGAQIKIANPVEGSTDRQVTITGSAASISLAQYLINVRLSSETGGMGSS
- the PCBP2 gene encoding poly(rC)-binding protein 2 isoform b (isoform b is encoded by transcript variant 2) is translated as MDTGVIEGGLNVTLTIRLLMHGKEVGSIIGKKGESVKKMREESGARINISEGNCPERIITLAGPTNAIFKAFAMIIDKLEEDISSSMTNSTAASRPPVTLRLVVPASQCGSLIGKGGCKIKEIRESTGAQVQVAGDMLPNSTERAITIAGIPQSIIECVKQICVVMLESPPKGVTIPYRPKPSSSPVIFAGGQDRYSTGSDSASFPHTTPSMCLNPDLEGPPLEAYTIQGQYAIPQPDLTKLHQLAMQQSHFPMTHGNTGFSGIESSSPEVKGYWAGLDASAQTTSHELTIPNDLIGCIIGRQGAKINEIRQMSGAQIKIANPVEGSTDRQVTITGSAASISLAQYLINVRLSSETGGMGSS
- the PCBP2 gene encoding poly(rC)-binding protein 2 isoform e (isoform e is encoded by transcript variant 5) — encoded protein: MDTGVIEGGLNVTLTIRLLMHGKEVGSIIGKKGESVKKMREESGARINISEGNCPERIITLAGPTNAIFKAFAMIIDKLEEDISSSMTNSTAASRPPVTLRLVVPASQCGSLIGKGGCKIKEIRESTGAQVQVAGDMLPNSTERAITIAGIPQSIIECVKQICVVMLESPPKGVTIPYRPKPSSSPVIFAGGQDRYSTGSDSASFPHTTPSMCLNPDLEGPPLEAYTIQGQYAIPQPDLTKLHQLAMQQSHFPMTHGNTGFSGIESSSPEVKGYWGLDASAQTTSHELTIPNDLIGCIIGRQGAKINEIRQMSGAQIKIANPVEGSTDRQVTITGSAASISLAQYLINVRLSSETGGMGSS